One genomic segment of Paenibacillus sp. FSL H8-0332 includes these proteins:
- a CDS encoding amino acid ABC transporter ATP-binding protein, with protein MIEVKNLRKSFGKLEILKGIDLNIHKGEVVVVIGPSGSGKSTFLRCLNLLEQPTGGEISFEGQSITAKRHDINVTREKMGMVFQQFNLFPHKSVLQNIMLAPLKVKKQQAAEAEKFAMELLRTVGLEDKRNAYPAQLSGGQKQRIAIARALAMQPHVMLFDEPTSALDPEMVGEVLEVMKQLAVNGMTMVIVTHEMGFAREVGDRILFMDGGVIVEQGTPAEVFGKPKHARTRDFLSKVL; from the coding sequence ATGATCGAGGTTAAGAATCTGCGGAAGAGCTTTGGGAAGCTGGAGATCCTGAAGGGCATTGATCTGAATATTCACAAGGGCGAGGTCGTTGTCGTCATCGGCCCCAGCGGATCGGGCAAAAGCACCTTTTTACGCTGTCTGAACCTGCTGGAGCAGCCTACAGGCGGCGAGATCAGCTTCGAGGGTCAATCCATTACCGCGAAGCGGCATGACATCAACGTGACCCGCGAGAAAATGGGCATGGTGTTCCAGCAATTCAACCTGTTCCCGCATAAATCCGTGCTGCAGAACATTATGCTCGCCCCGCTCAAGGTGAAGAAGCAGCAGGCTGCTGAGGCGGAGAAGTTCGCGATGGAGCTGCTGCGTACTGTAGGCCTTGAAGATAAACGCAATGCTTATCCGGCCCAGCTCTCCGGCGGACAGAAGCAGCGGATTGCGATTGCCCGGGCGCTGGCTATGCAGCCGCATGTCATGCTGTTCGACGAGCCGACCTCGGCGCTGGACCCGGAGATGGTCGGTGAAGTGCTGGAGGTTATGAAGCAGCTGGCCGTGAATGGCATGACCATGGTGATTGTAACGCACGAGATGGGCTTCGCCCGTGAAGTGGGGGACCGTATCCTATTCATGGACGGCGGAGTGATTGTGGAGCAGGGGACACCGGCAGAGGTGTTCGGCAAGCCCAAGCATGCCCGCACGCGCGATTTTCTCAGCAAAGTATTATAG
- the glgA gene encoding glycogen synthase GlgA: MKVLFAAAEAHPFIKTGGLADVIGALPKALKAAGVDVRVILPKYKGIPEKYSAQMEHVATLEVPIGWRNQYCGIEKVVFEGIPVYFVDNEYYFGRDGIYGYMDDGERFAYFNRAVLECLPAISFQPDVIHCHDWHAAVVPLLLQAHYRHNPFYSEMRTVFTIHNLLYQGVFPYTVLGELLGLDDSYFLGVEYFGNVNYMKGGIVYSDHVTTVSPTYADEIRTPYYGYGLDGLLTARSDALSGIVNGIDTKSYNPSSDNAIFTKYRSNLAKKAENKLGLQQELGLPVAPYIPMVAMVTRLVDSKGLDLLTRVMDELLYYDDIQFVLLGTGDEVYERWFREAQWRYPTKLSSQITFSDALSRKIYAASDMFLMPSKFEPCGISQLLALRYGSIPVVRETGGLNDTVQAYKEETGEGNGFTFKDYNAHDMMYTLRRAVSFYHKPEHWKKVTKNAFSGDYSWNVSAQQYIDIYNQITVAAEE; this comes from the coding sequence ATGAAAGTACTATTTGCCGCGGCGGAAGCCCATCCATTTATCAAAACAGGCGGGCTGGCCGATGTCATCGGCGCCTTGCCGAAGGCCCTCAAAGCAGCTGGAGTCGATGTCCGGGTGATTTTGCCTAAATACAAAGGGATTCCTGAGAAGTATTCCGCACAGATGGAGCATGTCGCTACACTGGAGGTCCCGATTGGCTGGCGCAATCAGTATTGCGGGATCGAAAAGGTCGTGTTTGAAGGGATTCCCGTCTATTTCGTTGACAATGAGTATTACTTCGGCCGTGACGGGATTTATGGCTACATGGATGACGGGGAGCGGTTCGCTTACTTCAACCGGGCGGTGCTGGAATGCCTGCCGGCCATTAGCTTCCAGCCGGATGTGATCCATTGCCATGACTGGCATGCTGCGGTTGTTCCGCTGCTGCTGCAGGCGCATTACCGGCATAATCCGTTCTACAGTGAGATGCGTACGGTATTCACCATACATAATCTCCTGTACCAGGGAGTCTTCCCGTATACGGTACTCGGTGAGCTGCTTGGTCTGGATGACAGCTATTTCCTGGGCGTCGAGTATTTCGGGAATGTGAATTATATGAAGGGCGGAATTGTCTACAGTGACCATGTCACCACCGTCAGCCCAACCTATGCCGATGAGATTCGGACCCCGTATTACGGGTATGGTCTCGATGGTCTCCTTACTGCGCGCTCTGACGCGCTGAGCGGTATTGTTAACGGCATTGATACCAAGAGCTATAATCCGTCCAGTGACAATGCAATCTTCACCAAGTACCGCTCCAACCTGGCCAAAAAAGCCGAGAACAAGCTGGGACTCCAGCAAGAGCTTGGACTGCCGGTGGCACCGTATATTCCTATGGTAGCTATGGTTACGCGTCTGGTGGATTCCAAAGGACTGGATTTATTGACCCGCGTGATGGATGAGCTGCTGTACTACGATGACATTCAGTTCGTGCTGCTCGGGACGGGGGATGAGGTCTACGAACGCTGGTTCCGTGAGGCACAGTGGCGTTATCCGACCAAGCTGTCGTCACAGATTACCTTCAGTGATGCCTTGTCCCGCAAAATCTATGCTGCCAGCGACATGTTCCTGATGCCGTCCAAATTCGAGCCTTGCGGCATCAGCCAGCTTCTGGCGCTGCGTTACGGCAGCATTCCGGTGGTCCGTGAGACAGGCGGGCTTAACGATACCGTGCAGGCATACAAAGAGGAGACCGGAGAAGGCAACGGCTTCACGTTCAAGGACTATAACGCCCATGATATGATGTATACGCTCCGCCGTGCAGTTTCGTTCTACCACAAGCCCGAGCACTGGAAAAAAGTAACCAAAAACGCATTCTCCGGCGACTACAGCTGGAACGTATCCGCTCAGCAGTATATTGATATTTATAACCAGATTACTGTTGCTGCTGAGGAATAG
- a CDS encoding amino acid ABC transporter permease — MNGFDMAYEYRNLFLSGLKYTLLLAVLGVFFGFVLGILVSLLRMSKWRILRFIATAWVEFLRGTPMLVQLFLIHYGLTELGLEFTPIQSGAITLTINSSAYLAEIFRAGIQGVDRGQVEAARSLGMKQGMTLRYIVLPQAIKNVLPAIGNEFITIIKESSIVSMIGVADLFFQAKTITTITYEGLTPYVIIAIMYFVLTFTLSKLLGILERRLNTDDRG; from the coding sequence ATGAATGGATTCGATATGGCTTATGAGTACCGCAATTTATTCTTATCCGGTCTGAAGTACACACTGTTGCTGGCGGTGCTGGGGGTATTCTTCGGTTTCGTACTAGGCATCCTGGTTTCGCTCCTGCGGATGTCCAAATGGAGAATTCTGCGCTTTATCGCTACCGCATGGGTGGAATTCTTACGCGGAACGCCGATGCTGGTGCAATTGTTTCTGATTCACTACGGGTTGACGGAGCTTGGACTTGAGTTTACGCCCATTCAATCCGGTGCGATTACATTAACCATCAACAGTTCTGCTTATCTGGCGGAGATTTTCCGCGCAGGCATTCAGGGTGTGGACCGCGGTCAGGTTGAAGCGGCGCGTTCACTCGGCATGAAGCAGGGGATGACGCTGCGCTACATTGTGCTGCCACAGGCAATTAAGAACGTGCTGCCGGCCATCGGTAACGAATTTATTACCATCATCAAAGAATCTTCAATCGTGTCTATGATCGGGGTTGCAGACCTGTTCTTTCAGGCTAAGACCATTACAACGATTACGTATGAGGGTCTAACTCCCTATGTTATCATTGCAATCATGTATTTCGTACTGACATTCACACTATCCAAGCTGCTGGGTATATTGGAACGGAGGCTGAACACGGATGATCGAGGTTAA
- a CDS encoding Ppx/GppA phosphatase family protein, with translation MRDDLCRIGIIDIGSNSIRLVIYDTTQAGGYKIIKECKYSARLSEKITKEGRLEKKDMNTIIPVLQQFKEICEDFEVDKIRAGATAAIRNAANSAEIISYLSEASSIQIEVVSGYQEAYFGFLGVINAFDVQDGFVIDIGGGSTEVTLFRGRRYQQSISFPFGAVNTNQMFSQGGNWNAEQIRKLQLYVTGRLVEHDWLTTGTGLPLYGLGGTLRSMAKLDQRNRDYSLPNSHGYVLENEAIERFMEVLPATPFEKRKDLDGLSKSRADIIVSGLIIFHTVYHYIGASRALISGEGLREGMLHDLLEPEQPVRDSALEYSLDTIIRFDIRTSKRHLDHINKLALSLLGAFEREGDRAEHEMLVYVAIMLHRTGSNINYYQSKRHTHYWLMNSPIRGLTHRQLILSAYIASYSTKSRKQKLSLIHKDILLPSDEEWIHKLGTLVQLSIALDSTEIGIVSGLKSRLHNHTLDLELQGGQVLIGLEDIENALKAFRNAWSVKVKLGFPSSG, from the coding sequence ATGAGAGATGATCTTTGCCGGATCGGCATTATTGATATTGGTTCCAACTCCATACGACTTGTAATTTATGATACAACACAGGCAGGCGGCTACAAAATCATCAAGGAATGTAAGTACTCTGCCCGATTGAGCGAGAAGATTACGAAGGAAGGCAGGCTGGAGAAGAAGGATATGAATACGATCATACCTGTTCTTCAGCAATTTAAGGAGATTTGTGAAGATTTTGAGGTGGATAAAATCCGCGCAGGCGCCACCGCCGCCATCCGTAATGCAGCGAACTCAGCGGAGATCATCAGCTATCTGTCGGAGGCTTCATCCATCCAGATTGAAGTGGTCAGCGGATATCAGGAGGCGTATTTCGGCTTCCTTGGGGTGATCAATGCTTTTGACGTTCAGGATGGCTTCGTGATTGATATTGGAGGGGGCAGTACCGAGGTCACCTTATTCCGCGGACGGCGTTATCAGCAGAGCATCTCGTTCCCGTTCGGTGCGGTCAATACGAATCAGATGTTCAGCCAGGGCGGCAACTGGAATGCGGAGCAGATCCGCAAGCTGCAATTATATGTAACCGGCAGGCTGGTAGAGCATGACTGGCTTACGACGGGCACAGGGCTTCCGCTGTACGGGCTGGGGGGAACACTGCGGTCAATGGCTAAGCTGGATCAGAGGAACCGGGATTATTCGCTGCCTAATTCCCATGGCTATGTCCTGGAGAATGAGGCGATCGAACGGTTCATGGAGGTTTTGCCCGCTACTCCGTTTGAGAAGCGCAAGGACCTGGACGGGCTGTCCAAAAGCCGGGCGGATATCATCGTGTCCGGGCTGATTATTTTCCATACCGTCTATCATTACATTGGGGCCAGCCGGGCACTGATCAGCGGAGAAGGCCTGCGTGAAGGCATGCTGCATGATCTGCTGGAGCCGGAGCAGCCGGTGCGTGACAGCGCGCTGGAATACAGCCTGGACACCATTATCCGCTTTGATATCCGCACCTCGAAGCGTCACCTGGATCATATCAACAAGCTGGCGCTGAGCCTGCTGGGAGCCTTTGAGCGGGAAGGGGACCGGGCGGAGCATGAGATGCTGGTCTATGTAGCGATTATGCTGCACCGGACAGGCTCTAACATTAACTACTATCAATCCAAGCGGCACACGCATTACTGGCTCATGAATTCACCCATCCGCGGACTGACCCACCGCCAGCTGATTCTTAGCGCGTACATTGCTTCCTACAGCACAAAAAGCCGGAAGCAGAAATTGTCCCTGATACATAAGGACATTTTGCTGCCTTCCGACGAGGAATGGATTCATAAGCTGGGTACATTAGTGCAGTTAAGCATCGCGCTGGACAGCACCGAGATCGGCATTGTCAGCGGGCTGAAGTCCCGTCTGCATAATCATACGCTGGATCTGGAGCTTCAGGGCGGACAGGTGCTTATCGGCCTGGAGGACATTGAGAATGCGCTCAAAGCCTTCAGGAATGCTTGGTCGGTGAAGGTAAAGCTCGGCTTCCCTTCCAGCGGGTAA
- a CDS encoding alpha-glycosidase has product MLLEAMYHVPRDKWAYAYDTETIHLRVRTKRDDVDYVVALTCDKYDWQHTSYDIIMEKAASDDKFDYWEAAVRPKYKRLSYTFRVSKGMETVYLLDNGIRSECPPPPNHFYEFPYIHGIDLFRVPPWAKDAVFYQIMTERFANGNPLINPEGTQPWGGKPELNNFFGGDLQGVLDHLDDLQELGVNALYFTPLFVSPSNHKYDIVDYRRVDPHFGDNELLKQVIEECHRRGLRVMLDAVFNHCSDQFPPFQDVLAKGEYSVYRDWFHVNSFPAEIVDGIPTYDTFGFYSNMPKFNTANHEVKSYLLEVAEYWIKEIKVDGWRLDVANEVDHHFWRDFRKVVKAANPDAYIVGEVWSDSLTWLLGDQFDSVMNYPFSGTVLEFFNGGMDGITFGHRIGSLLMRYPQQTNEVVFNLLGSHDTPRLLTVLGEDKRKLKLTVVFLFTFMGTPCIYYGDEIGLTGYEDPDCRKCMEWDQGKQDRELYDFYRMMINLRKENKALREGRFRILQAYEHDPCIVYERADELIHFTVWMNNSPQPRTLSHPMETSDWLDALTGEAVVPERGMMNVTLEPYGYRILFRHIVEEG; this is encoded by the coding sequence ATGCTGCTTGAAGCGATGTACCATGTTCCCCGTGACAAATGGGCCTATGCCTATGATACTGAAACGATTCATCTGCGTGTGCGCACCAAACGTGATGATGTGGACTACGTAGTCGCCCTTACCTGCGACAAGTATGATTGGCAGCATACCTCTTATGACATTATCATGGAGAAGGCCGCCTCCGATGACAAATTCGACTACTGGGAAGCGGCAGTCCGGCCCAAATATAAGCGGCTTAGCTATACTTTTCGCGTGAGTAAGGGTATGGAGACGGTCTATCTGCTTGATAACGGTATTCGCTCTGAGTGTCCTCCGCCGCCGAATCACTTCTACGAATTTCCCTATATCCACGGGATCGACTTGTTTCGGGTTCCTCCCTGGGCAAAGGATGCCGTGTTCTACCAGATCATGACCGAGCGTTTCGCGAATGGCAATCCCCTGATTAATCCGGAAGGCACGCAGCCCTGGGGCGGCAAGCCCGAGCTGAATAATTTCTTCGGCGGCGACCTTCAGGGCGTGCTGGACCATCTGGATGATCTGCAGGAGCTGGGCGTCAACGCCCTCTACTTCACGCCGCTGTTCGTCTCCCCTTCCAACCATAAATATGACATTGTGGATTACCGGAGAGTCGACCCGCATTTCGGCGATAATGAGCTGCTGAAGCAGGTCATCGAGGAATGCCACAGACGGGGCCTGCGCGTCATGCTTGACGCGGTGTTTAACCATTGCAGCGACCAGTTCCCGCCCTTCCAGGATGTTCTGGCCAAAGGGGAGTATTCAGTCTACCGGGACTGGTTCCATGTGAACTCTTTTCCGGCTGAGATTGTGGACGGTATTCCCACCTATGACACGTTCGGCTTCTACAGCAATATGCCGAAATTCAACACCGCCAATCATGAAGTAAAATCTTATCTGCTGGAGGTGGCCGAATACTGGATCAAGGAGATCAAGGTGGACGGCTGGCGGCTGGATGTGGCCAATGAAGTGGACCATCACTTCTGGCGTGATTTCCGCAAGGTGGTCAAAGCCGCGAACCCGGATGCCTACATTGTCGGTGAGGTGTGGAGCGACTCCTTAACCTGGCTGCTCGGCGACCAGTTCGATTCGGTGATGAACTATCCCTTCTCGGGGACAGTGCTCGAATTCTTCAATGGCGGGATGGACGGCATCACCTTCGGCCACCGGATCGGCAGCCTGCTTATGCGTTATCCGCAGCAAACGAACGAAGTGGTCTTCAATCTGCTGGGCAGCCACGACACCCCCCGCCTGCTCACCGTGCTTGGTGAAGACAAAAGGAAGCTGAAGCTGACGGTCGTGTTCCTGTTCACCTTCATGGGCACTCCCTGCATCTATTACGGCGATGAGATTGGCCTGACGGGCTACGAGGACCCGGATTGCCGCAAATGTATGGAATGGGATCAGGGCAAGCAGGACCGCGAGCTGTATGACTTTTACCGGATGATGATTAATCTGCGCAAGGAGAATAAGGCGCTTCGTGAAGGCCGCTTCCGGATTCTTCAGGCCTATGAGCATGACCCGTGCATCGTCTATGAGCGTGCAGATGAGCTGATCCACTTCACGGTCTGGATGAACAATTCTCCGCAGCCCCGCACGCTCAGCCACCCGATGGAGACCAGTGACTGGCTGGATGCGCTCACCGGTGAAGCGGTAGTCCCCGAACGCGGAATGATGAACGTGACGCTGGAGCCGTACGGGTACCGGATTCTGTTCCGGCATATTGTGGAGGAGGGATGA
- the glgB gene encoding 1,4-alpha-glucan branching protein GlgB, with amino-acid sequence MADLSKTVNLPSSEDIYLFHEGTNYRSYTMLGAHIAVQEGQAGVRFTVWAPHAAYVGLAGDHNSWDGNTELDTLYKIPDSGFWSRFFPGIEPGTFYKYRIIGADGTSFLKADPYAFKAEVRPATASVVADLDGYKWGDAAWRRKSKGPYQAPMNIYEMHLGTWRQKEDGELYTYREISSLLIPYLSEMSYTHVEFMPLAEHPYDLSWGYQGTGYFAATSRFGEPQDLMYLIDQLHQAGIGVILDWVPAHFAKDAHGLRLFDGSPLYEYADPMLAEKPGWGTLSFDFSKPEISSYLISNALFWFEKYHIDGMRVDAVTSMLRLDFEKEHHQYRTNEHGGLENLEAIRFIQQLNQTIFQYYPKALMMAEESSAWPGVTSPVHEGGLGFNYKWNMGWMNDTLGYIERDFDSRPYHHNLLTFPICYAYAENYALPLSHDEVVHGKKSLLDKMPGSYEQKFAGLRQLLGYQMSHPGKKLLFMGGEFGQFIEWKDQEQLDWLLLDYESHQRMLAYTAALNKLYLAEKALWELDHDLEGYQWIDADDSGQSIVSYIRRGKRPVDTLLIIINFQPVERRHYRIGVPRPGVYEELFSSETLEYGGSGFHNEPLKSTKTEWHNQVNSVELTLPPLGFLVLKKTGRKTV; translated from the coding sequence TTGGCCGATTTATCAAAGACAGTAAACCTCCCGTCATCTGAAGATATTTATCTGTTCCATGAAGGCACGAATTATCGCAGCTATACGATGCTTGGCGCGCACATTGCCGTCCAAGAAGGGCAAGCCGGTGTTCGCTTTACCGTGTGGGCTCCTCATGCGGCATATGTAGGACTGGCTGGTGATCATAACAGCTGGGATGGAAATACCGAACTTGATACGTTATATAAGATACCCGATTCAGGATTTTGGAGTCGTTTTTTCCCGGGTATAGAGCCGGGAACTTTTTACAAATACAGGATTATAGGGGCGGATGGGACAAGCTTCCTCAAGGCAGACCCCTACGCCTTCAAGGCAGAAGTCCGTCCGGCAACAGCATCTGTCGTGGCTGACCTGGACGGCTACAAATGGGGGGATGCCGCCTGGCGCCGGAAGAGCAAGGGACCTTATCAGGCACCGATGAACATCTATGAGATGCATCTGGGCACCTGGCGGCAGAAGGAGGACGGCGAGCTCTATACTTATAGAGAGATCAGCAGTCTGCTGATTCCTTACCTGAGCGAAATGAGCTATACCCATGTGGAGTTTATGCCGCTTGCGGAACATCCTTATGATTTATCCTGGGGCTACCAGGGAACCGGTTATTTTGCGGCTACCAGCCGTTTCGGGGAACCGCAGGATCTAATGTATCTGATCGATCAGCTGCATCAGGCAGGCATCGGGGTCATTCTGGACTGGGTTCCGGCTCATTTTGCCAAGGATGCCCATGGTCTGCGCTTGTTCGACGGTTCGCCGCTGTATGAGTATGCCGATCCGATGCTGGCGGAGAAGCCGGGCTGGGGTACCTTGTCCTTTGACTTCAGCAAGCCGGAAATCTCGTCGTACCTGATCTCTAATGCGCTGTTTTGGTTCGAGAAGTATCATATTGACGGCATGCGTGTGGATGCGGTTACGAGTATGCTGCGGCTTGATTTCGAGAAGGAACACCATCAGTACCGGACGAATGAGCATGGCGGGCTGGAGAATCTGGAAGCCATCCGGTTCATTCAGCAGCTCAACCAGACGATCTTCCAGTATTATCCGAAGGCGCTCATGATGGCGGAAGAATCCAGTGCCTGGCCGGGCGTAACTTCGCCGGTGCATGAAGGGGGCCTGGGCTTCAACTACAAATGGAATATGGGCTGGATGAATGACACCTTGGGCTACATAGAACGTGATTTCGATTCGCGCCCTTATCATCATAATTTGTTGACCTTCCCGATATGCTATGCTTATGCCGAGAACTATGCGTTGCCGCTGTCACATGACGAGGTGGTGCACGGCAAGAAATCACTGCTGGACAAAATGCCCGGGTCCTATGAGCAGAAATTCGCCGGTCTGCGCCAGCTTCTCGGGTATCAGATGAGCCATCCGGGCAAGAAGCTGCTGTTCATGGGCGGAGAGTTCGGACAATTCATTGAATGGAAGGATCAGGAGCAGCTCGACTGGCTGCTGCTGGATTATGAGAGCCACCAGCGGATGCTGGCCTATACGGCTGCGCTCAATAAGCTATACCTTGCTGAGAAAGCGTTGTGGGAGCTGGATCATGACCTGGAGGGCTACCAGTGGATCGATGCGGATGACAGCGGTCAGAGTATCGTATCCTATATCCGTAGAGGCAAACGTCCGGTGGACACGCTGCTGATTATCATCAACTTCCAGCCGGTAGAGCGCCGTCATTACCGTATCGGCGTGCCGCGTCCGGGCGTATATGAGGAATTATTCAGCTCGGAGACCCTCGAATACGGCGGATCAGGCTTCCATAATGAGCCGCTGAAGAGCACCAAGACCGAGTGGCATAATCAGGTGAATAGTGTGGAGCTGACCCTGCCGCCGCTTGGCTTCCTGGTGCTTAAGAAGACAGGCCGCAAGACCGTTTAA
- a CDS encoding IS110 family transposase: MKFKQSAQQNQRIERITPHHLIVGIDIAKFTHVARATDYRGIERGAYLSFSNDQEGFEKLFQWMQALQIQFHKTDVIFGVEPTGHYWFNLALWLQEKQLELVLVNPFQVKRNKENRDNSPTKNDVKDALVIADMVKNGYYSDLYLHTGPFQALRQLVNTRDYISKQASSIVNQIYRWTDIYFPEFQQVFKDITSKTALATLAEFAHPSDLCTLSVQEVIVGWKKRLKRAGSHKVAVALLHAAQRTVGSPESVEEAKLSLSMLLQQLQLFHDQMELLKEKIHHILQTIPATKSLRSIKGIHDITLAALYSEAGDFSRFAHGNQLLRLAGLHLSENSSGIYKGQVKITKRGRPGLRKILFIAVFQMVSVNPEFRALHQHNKRVKHMTGMKSIMKLCGKLARMLVAMSKKGSDYDVCKVNSAA; this comes from the coding sequence ATGAAGTTTAAACAATCGGCCCAACAAAATCAACGCATTGAACGTATTACCCCTCATCATCTTATTGTGGGGATCGACATCGCCAAATTCACTCATGTCGCTCGTGCCACCGACTACCGAGGCATCGAACGTGGAGCCTATCTTTCCTTTTCCAATGATCAGGAGGGGTTTGAAAAGCTGTTTCAGTGGATGCAGGCGCTCCAGATCCAATTTCACAAAACCGATGTCATTTTCGGTGTGGAGCCCACCGGTCACTACTGGTTCAATCTGGCGCTCTGGCTTCAAGAGAAGCAGCTCGAACTCGTTCTCGTCAACCCTTTTCAGGTGAAACGCAATAAAGAAAACCGGGACAACTCCCCAACGAAAAATGACGTCAAGGATGCCTTAGTGATTGCCGACATGGTCAAGAATGGCTACTACAGCGACCTATACCTGCACACGGGACCGTTTCAGGCGCTTCGGCAACTGGTCAACACCAGAGACTACATTTCCAAACAAGCTTCCAGTATAGTCAACCAAATCTACCGCTGGACTGACATCTACTTCCCTGAGTTCCAGCAGGTCTTTAAAGACATCACTTCGAAGACCGCTCTGGCAACGTTAGCCGAATTTGCTCACCCTTCCGATCTTTGCACCTTGTCGGTTCAAGAGGTCATTGTAGGGTGGAAGAAGCGTTTAAAACGTGCCGGTAGCCACAAAGTCGCCGTCGCTCTCCTCCACGCGGCACAACGAACGGTAGGCAGCCCAGAGTCCGTCGAAGAAGCTAAATTGAGTCTATCGATGCTTTTACAGCAACTACAGTTATTTCACGACCAAATGGAGCTACTGAAGGAGAAGATTCATCACATCCTTCAAACCATTCCCGCGACGAAGAGCTTGCGATCGATTAAAGGGATCCATGACATTACCTTGGCGGCGTTATACAGTGAAGCAGGTGACTTCAGCCGCTTTGCCCACGGCAACCAATTACTTCGTTTAGCTGGTTTACATCTGTCGGAGAACAGCTCAGGCATCTACAAAGGCCAAGTGAAAATTACGAAGCGAGGGCGACCTGGACTGCGAAAAATTCTCTTTATCGCCGTATTTCAGATGGTCTCCGTCAATCCGGAATTTCGGGCACTTCATCAGCATAACAAACGAGTGAAACACATGACTGGCATGAAGTCCATCATGAAGCTGTGCGGGAAGCTCGCACGCATGCTTGTAGCGATGTCCAAGAAGGGTTCCGACTATGATGTGTGCAAGGTAAACTCTGCAGCCTAA
- a CDS encoding transporter substrate-binding domain-containing protein → MNKWGKLSMGLLLAAGLLAGCGSNNDKNNTAASGNGGAASTEAPAKKLIMGTSADFPPYEFHKMVEGTDTIVGFDIEIAKEIAADLGQELEVKDLPFDSLLNELASGRIDMVISGLSPTPERAEAVGLSDIYYKAEQAVVVREADKDKFANMDALKGAKIGIQTGSIQEDIAKGIEGAQLTSLSKISEIVLQLQSNRVDASIMEGPVAKSFVKNVKGLVITDAKPEVEDDGYVIGVKKGNTELLDQVNKTLGRLNSEGKIDEFVAAASELAESK, encoded by the coding sequence ATGAACAAATGGGGTAAACTTTCTATGGGACTGCTGCTGGCAGCAGGACTCTTGGCCGGATGCGGCTCCAATAACGATAAGAACAATACCGCAGCAAGCGGAAATGGCGGTGCTGCAAGCACGGAGGCGCCGGCCAAGAAGCTGATTATGGGTACAAGCGCAGACTTTCCTCCATATGAATTCCACAAGATGGTTGAAGGTACGGATACGATTGTTGGTTTCGATATCGAGATTGCCAAGGAGATCGCCGCTGATTTGGGCCAGGAGCTGGAGGTTAAGGATCTTCCGTTCGACTCTTTGCTGAATGAGCTGGCAAGCGGCCGGATCGATATGGTGATCTCGGGACTTAGCCCGACACCGGAACGCGCTGAGGCTGTAGGTCTCTCGGACATCTACTACAAGGCGGAGCAGGCTGTCGTAGTGCGTGAAGCCGACAAGGACAAATTCGCTAACATGGACGCACTGAAGGGCGCCAAGATCGGAATTCAGACCGGTTCCATCCAGGAGGATATCGCCAAGGGCATCGAAGGCGCACAGCTGACTTCCCTTAGCAAAATCTCCGAAATCGTCCTGCAGCTGCAGTCGAACCGGGTGGATGCTTCCATCATGGAAGGACCGGTTGCCAAGTCCTTTGTGAAGAACGTCAAGGGCCTCGTGATCACCGATGCCAAGCCGGAGGTTGAAGATGACGGCTATGTCATCGGTGTGAAGAAGGGTAACACCGAGCTGCTCGATCAAGTGAATAAGACACTCGGCCGCCTGAACTCCGAAGGCAAGATTGATGAATTTGTAGCGGCAGCCAGCGAGCTTGCTGAGAGCAAATAA